A genome region from Apus apus isolate bApuApu2 chromosome 2, bApuApu2.pri.cur, whole genome shotgun sequence includes the following:
- the PSMG2 gene encoding proteasome assembly chaperone 2, with protein sequence MFVPCERGGGSLSSDFTGFTLLMPAVSVGNVGQLAIDLVISTLNMTKVGYFYTDCLVPMVGNNPYATAEDNSTELSINAEVYSLPAKKLVVLQIRSPFIKNKYRPFCQTLLSWVESSKCARVIILSSSHAYQRDDEQLLGTPLRYLLTPDLEKAVGGRMQELNWKEMEKVAAYPGINDTEKVLHIPGGGITKLLFTESCSKGIQMAVLLKFCSEGDNIPDAFTLVNYLNEWLQLIKCESNNSTDTSSQWKIPSSWRLLFGNGLPPALF encoded by the exons ATGTTTGTGCCTTGCGAGCGGGGCGGCGGCTCCCTCAGCTCCGACTTCACAGGCTTCACTCTGCTCATG CCAGCTGTGTCGGTGGGAAATGTTGGTCAGCTGGCAATAGACCTCGTGATTTCCACACTCAACATGACTAAAGTTGGTTACTTCTACACGGATTGCCTGGTGCCAATGGTTGGAAATAATCCATATGCAACAGCAGAAGATAACTCAACGGAGCTGAGTATAAATGCTGAAG TGTATTCCTTACCTGCAAAGAAACTTGTAGTTCTGCAGATCAGATCACCTTTTATAAAG AATAAGTACAGGCCCTTCTGTCAAACACTGCTGTCTTGGGTGGAAAGCAGCAAATGTGCCAGAGTCATCATTCTGTCTAGCAGCCATGCCTACCAGCGCGATGATGAGCAACTTCTTGG AACACCGCTACGTTACCTACTTACACCTGATCTTGAGAAAGCAGTTGGAGGCCGTATGCAGGAGctgaactggaaagaaatggaaaaagtagCAGCTTACCCTGGAATAAATGACACAGAAAAAGTTCTACATATTCCTGGAGGTGGCATCACAAAGCTGTTGTTTACTGAGAG CTGCTCAAAAGGAATCCAAATGGCAGTTCTTCTGAAATTCTGTTCAGAAGGGGACAACATCCCTGATGCCTTTACCCTTGTTAACTATCTTAATGAGTGGCTCCAGCTAATTAAATGCGAA AGCAACAATTCCACAGATACTTCTTCACAATGGAAAATACCAAGTTCTTGGCGCTTACTTTTTGGCAACGGCCTTCCACCTGCACTCTTCTGA